The Chloroflexota bacterium genome window below encodes:
- a CDS encoding XcyI family restriction endonuclease: protein MTNLDDAVRRSAVMAERIKQRSDIQLRELIGTFAAPLDFSRLDDLMISRAAWAHVAASSFDPKSVFAHPDLLIEHPRLSEYYRGIALLSQKRVAPLAANVTTWEDPNRKIKAKVNAERAMKVARLYNAVISSIIEGSTGWTLENGYRNILANMGIGLDGTIRNLIGQDAEQLVKRRIKEWLETEKLILGSNAEGTQFQLPDNYAMRYGSEPDIEFRQLVNGQPVVVATIEIKGGKDPAGALERLGAVQKSFEATPTNCVNMLVAGIVTAEMERRLAELKVNKTFMLDDLSGNGPKWEEFLNEVFHYTIRITSSRISVSST from the coding sequence ATGACTAACCTGGATGATGCGGTGCGGCGCTCTGCCGTCATGGCTGAGAGAATCAAACAGCGGAGTGATATACAACTGAGAGAGTTGATAGGCACGTTCGCCGCTCCGCTGGACTTTTCCCGCTTGGATGACCTGATGATCAGTCGGGCCGCTTGGGCTCACGTTGCGGCGTCCAGCTTTGATCCTAAGTCCGTGTTCGCCCACCCAGATTTGCTCATTGAACACCCGCGCTTGTCTGAGTATTACCGTGGCATCGCGCTCTTGTCGCAAAAACGGGTCGCGCCATTAGCCGCAAACGTGACGACCTGGGAAGACCCCAACCGAAAAATCAAGGCAAAGGTCAACGCTGAAAGGGCAATGAAGGTTGCCCGCCTGTACAACGCTGTGATCTCTTCCATTATTGAAGGCTCGACCGGCTGGACGCTTGAGAATGGGTACCGGAACATCCTCGCGAACATGGGGATTGGACTCGACGGCACTATCCGCAACCTCATCGGGCAAGACGCCGAGCAGTTGGTCAAGCGGCGCATCAAGGAGTGGTTGGAGACGGAGAAACTCATATTGGGCAGTAACGCTGAGGGAACCCAGTTTCAACTGCCGGATAACTATGCAATGCGCTATGGCTCAGAGCCGGACATTGAGTTTCGGCAGTTGGTCAACGGGCAACCCGTGGTGGTAGCTACCATCGAGATCAAGGGCGGCAAGGATCCTGCCGGGGCCTTGGAACGGCTCGGCGCGGTGCAAAAGAGCTTTGAGGCTACTCCCACCAACTGCGTCAATATGTTGGTTGCGGGGATAGTCACAGCGGAGATGGAGAGACGCTTGGCCGAATTGAAGGTCAACAAGACCTTCATGCTTGATGACCTGTCCGGGAACGGACCCAAGTGGGAAGAGTTTTTGAACGAAGTGTTTCATTACACTATCAGGATTACCTCTTCAAGGATTAGTGTTTCGAGTACGTAA